A genomic segment from Pseudanabaena sp. BC1403 encodes:
- a CDS encoding type II toxin-antitoxin system PemK/MazF family toxin: MPQKIARGEVWLADLNPVRGHEQAGKRPCLVVSVDLFNQGSAGLVVVVPITSKDKSIPFHVAVNPPDGGLKVKSFIKCEDVRSISVERLDKRLGALSTQSFADVEDRLRILMGL; the protein is encoded by the coding sequence ATGCCTCAAAAGATTGCAAGGGGAGAGGTATGGTTAGCAGATCTTAATCCCGTGAGAGGTCACGAACAAGCGGGGAAGCGTCCTTGTTTGGTAGTTTCTGTAGATTTGTTCAATCAGGGATCTGCTGGATTAGTGGTTGTTGTTCCTATCACTTCAAAGGATAAATCAATTCCTTTTCATGTGGCGGTTAATCCTCCAGACGGAGGTTTGAAGGTGAAGAGTTTTATTAAGTGTGAAGATGTGCGATCGATTTCTGTAGAGAGGTTGGATAAGCGCTTAGGAGCTTTATCTACTCAGTCGTTTGCGGATGTAGAAGATCGATTACGCATTTTGATGGGTCTATAG
- the trmD gene encoding tRNA (guanosine(37)-N1)-methyltransferase TrmD — MRIDIVTLFPEFFASPLQTSLLGKAIANQIADVYLTNPRDFTTDKHHRVDDEPYGGGVGMLMKPDPIFAAVESLPILPKREIIYLTPQGEPMKQELFKELVTYDQLVLICGSYEGVDERVCEHLVTREVSLGDFVLTCGEIPALALINGVVRLRPGTVGKEDSLKFESFEDGLLDYPQYTRPPIFRGWEVPDVLRSGNHKLIAEWRKEQQILRTKQRRPDLL, encoded by the coding sequence ATGCGTATAGATATTGTCACCCTGTTCCCCGAATTTTTCGCGTCGCCATTGCAGACAAGTTTGCTCGGTAAGGCGATCGCAAATCAAATTGCCGATGTATATCTTACCAATCCCAGAGATTTCACCACCGACAAGCACCATCGTGTCGATGATGAACCCTATGGCGGTGGTGTTGGCATGTTGATGAAACCCGATCCAATTTTTGCGGCGGTTGAGTCATTGCCAATTTTGCCCAAGCGCGAAATTATTTATTTGACTCCTCAGGGTGAGCCGATGAAGCAGGAGCTATTTAAGGAGTTAGTAACTTACGATCAGCTAGTTCTCATTTGTGGCAGTTATGAGGGGGTTGACGAGCGGGTATGCGAGCATTTAGTGACTCGTGAGGTTTCTCTTGGGGATTTTGTACTGACCTGTGGTGAGATTCCTGCACTGGCATTGATTAATGGAGTGGTGCGGCTACGCCCTGGGACTGTGGGAAAAGAAGATTCCCTTAAGTTTGAGAGTTTTGAAGATGGATTGCTAGATTATCCCCAATACACTCGACCACCCATATTTCGTGGTTGGGAGGTTCCTGATGTGTTGCGATCGGGCAATCACAAGCTGATTGCGGAATGGAGAAAAGAACAGCAAATCCTTCGTACTAAACAACGTCGTCCAGATTTGCTATAG
- the atpD gene encoding F0F1 ATP synthase subunit beta: MVTTAEKVSVGSITKVIGPVVDAEFPSGKVPEIYNAVIVTGRNSAGQDINVTCEVQQLLGGNQIRAVAMSTTDGIVRGMSVTDTGAAISVPVGPNTLGRIFNVLGEPIDELGPVVTEEKFPIHRPSPAFTSLETKPTTFETGIKVIDLLAPYRRGGKIGLFGGAGVGKTVLIQELINNIAKKHSGVSVFGGVGERTREGNDLYNEMKESGVLQYLALVYGQMNEPPGARMRVGLTALTMAEYFRDVSKQDVLLFIDNIFRFTQAGSEVSALLGRMPSAVGYQPTLATDMGALQERITSTTEGSITSVQAVYVPADDLTDPAPATTFAHLDATTVLSRGLASKGIYPAVDPLDSSSTMLQPGVVSDEHYRVARGVQAILQRYKELQDIIAILGLDELSEDDKLAVARARRIERFLSQPFFVAEVFTGSPGKYVTLEESISGFDRILKGELDDLPEQAFYLVGNIEEAIEKAEKLKAGK; the protein is encoded by the coding sequence ATGGTAACAACCGCAGAGAAAGTATCAGTAGGGAGCATCACTAAGGTCATTGGTCCTGTTGTTGATGCCGAATTCCCCAGTGGCAAAGTCCCCGAAATTTATAACGCCGTTATCGTAACTGGTCGTAACTCCGCAGGCCAAGACATTAATGTCACCTGTGAAGTTCAGCAATTACTAGGTGGAAATCAAATTCGTGCTGTTGCAATGAGTACCACTGACGGCATCGTTAGAGGTATGAGTGTAACCGATACAGGCGCAGCGATTTCCGTTCCTGTTGGGCCTAATACATTAGGTCGAATTTTTAACGTATTGGGCGAACCTATCGATGAACTAGGCCCCGTTGTAACCGAAGAAAAATTCCCAATTCACCGCCCATCTCCTGCATTTACATCTTTAGAAACCAAACCAACTACTTTTGAAACGGGCATTAAGGTAATTGACCTTCTCGCACCCTATCGTCGTGGTGGCAAAATTGGACTATTTGGTGGTGCTGGTGTAGGCAAAACTGTATTAATTCAAGAGTTAATCAACAACATCGCTAAAAAGCACTCTGGTGTGTCGGTGTTTGGCGGTGTCGGCGAACGTACCCGCGAAGGTAATGACCTCTATAACGAAATGAAAGAATCGGGCGTACTTCAGTACCTCGCTCTAGTTTATGGTCAAATGAACGAGCCACCTGGAGCTCGTATGCGTGTCGGCTTAACTGCTTTGACTATGGCGGAATATTTCCGTGATGTATCCAAGCAAGACGTATTGTTGTTCATTGACAATATTTTCCGCTTTACTCAAGCTGGTTCCGAAGTATCCGCACTACTTGGTCGGATGCCATCAGCTGTAGGATATCAGCCAACTCTCGCAACAGATATGGGTGCTTTACAAGAGCGCATTACATCAACCACCGAAGGTTCGATTACCTCCGTACAAGCGGTTTATGTACCTGCGGATGACTTGACTGACCCAGCTCCTGCAACCACCTTTGCTCACCTTGATGCAACCACCGTGTTGTCTCGTGGTTTAGCTTCTAAGGGTATTTATCCTGCAGTTGACCCCCTTGATTCTTCCTCGACCATGTTGCAACCAGGTGTCGTCAGTGACGAGCATTACCGCGTTGCTCGTGGTGTACAAGCAATTCTTCAGCGTTACAAAGAACTTCAAGATATCATCGCTATCTTGGGTCTAGATGAACTTTCTGAAGATGACAAATTGGCTGTTGCCCGCGCTCGTAGAATTGAGCGTTTCTTGTCTCAGCCTTTCTTCGTTGCCGAAGTATTTACAGGTTCTCCTGGTAAGTATGTCACCCTCGAAGAAAGTATAAGTGGATTCGATCGCATCCTTAAGGGTGAACTCGATGATCTTCCTGAGCAAGCGTTCTACCTCGTTGGTAACATCGAAGAAGCGATCGAAAAGGCTGAAAAGTTGAAAGCTGGTAAATAG
- a CDS encoding RNA polymerase sigma factor SigF: MAACIIEDVLLMPIDKNNLTKENIVALLSGYRISPSETLQQQLVEIHMGLIRETIASLPITLINKRNIGERRSAERPDREERRVSNHRVGERRSSDRELLEVGKQGLKKALIQYNPDTNPNFSEFARSHIHEHLENFLQRQYLDNRNEPQEVEEADPQTTITRKHETLEILQAYRANPSIKLRNKLVNLNIGLVRREAYHWKNQCQESFEDLMQVGSIGLINAIERFDVSKGNAFSSFAVPYIKGEIQHYLRDKSPTVRMPRAWLTTYNQGCKIIRNKRTETGREPSSQEVANELGITVNEWYDIKLACQNRSPISLDTPIDQSEDSSTSIGDLVTDQKYQSFQLAQEDNIRLQQALDLLEDRTREVVEFVFLKEFTHREVADTLGISAVTVSRQLKKGLIALKKILATPIE; encoded by the coding sequence ATGGCTGCTTGCATCATTGAGGATGTTCTTCTTATGCCAATAGATAAAAATAATTTAACTAAGGAAAATATAGTCGCACTTTTAAGTGGATATAGAATTTCTCCTTCTGAGACTTTGCAACAGCAGCTAGTTGAAATTCACATGGGTTTGATCCGTGAAACGATCGCTTCTCTACCAATAACATTAATTAACAAAAGAAATATTGGTGAGCGCCGATCCGCCGAGCGCCCTGACAGAGAAGAACGTCGAGTATCGAATCACAGAGTGGGGGAACGTAGATCTAGCGATCGCGAATTGCTCGAAGTGGGGAAACAAGGATTAAAGAAGGCTCTAATCCAATATAATCCTGATACAAACCCAAATTTTTCTGAATTTGCGCGATCTCATATTCATGAGCATCTAGAGAATTTTTTGCAAAGACAGTATCTCGACAATCGTAATGAACCTCAAGAGGTCGAAGAAGCTGATCCGCAAACTACGATCACCCGTAAACACGAAACGCTGGAAATTTTGCAAGCCTATCGCGCTAACCCATCTATCAAGCTACGAAACAAACTTGTAAACCTAAATATTGGGTTGGTTCGTCGCGAAGCCTATCATTGGAAAAATCAATGCCAAGAAAGCTTTGAAGACTTGATGCAGGTTGGCTCGATTGGGTTAATTAATGCGATCGAGCGATTCGATGTTAGCAAAGGTAATGCCTTTAGCTCCTTTGCAGTGCCATATATCAAAGGCGAAATCCAACATTATCTTCGCGATAAAAGCCCGACCGTACGAATGCCTCGCGCTTGGCTAACAACCTATAACCAAGGCTGTAAAATCATCCGCAATAAACGTACTGAAACTGGACGCGAGCCGTCAAGCCAAGAAGTCGCCAACGAGCTAGGTATCACTGTTAATGAATGGTATGACATTAAACTTGCATGTCAAAACCGATCGCCAATTAGTCTTGACACACCGATCGATCAAAGTGAAGATAGCTCGACATCCATCGGAGATCTGGTTACTGATCAAAAATATCAAAGCTTTCAACTTGCTCAAGAAGATAATATTCGGCTCCAGCAAGCTCTCGATCTACTAGAAGATCGCACCCGTGAGGTTGTTGAGTTTGTATTCCTCAAAGAATTTACCCACCGTGAAGTTGCTGACACTCTAGGGATTAGCGCTGTCACTGTTTCACGGCAACTTAAGAAAGGCTTAATTGCCCTCAAAAAGATTTTGGCTACACCAATCGAATAA
- a CDS encoding toxin-antitoxin system protein, which translates to MSEIAITINKNTHEVLLRLSQQSGDNFQTLLDKAVEQYRRQLFLLQANQAFTALRKDELLWQDELNERQEWEQTLADGIDD; encoded by the coding sequence ATGTCTGAAATCGCTATAACTATAAACAAGAATACTCATGAGGTTCTTTTAAGACTTTCTCAACAGTCTGGTGATAATTTTCAAACTTTGCTGGATAAAGCAGTGGAGCAATATCGCAGACAGTTGTTTCTTTTACAAGCGAATCAGGCTTTTACGGCTTTAAGAAAAGACGAGTTATTGTGGCAAGATGAGCTTAATGAGCGTCAGGAATGGGAGCAAACTTTAGCTGACGGGATTGATGATTAA
- the glp gene encoding gephyrin-like molybdotransferase Glp, with the protein MLTVAETEKIILDLVKPFDPEIDSEILPLSKVLNRILAEDISSKLDFPHWDNSAMDGYALCYADLDNLQELKLAIASDEIPAGVARSQSLNQGECVRIFTGGMLPVGADTIIMQEDTERIDDLLYLKVKPTQGEYVRRKGEFIQAGTNLIKAGTKLGATEIGALASARCQKIKVYRQPKIAIISTGNELVSLDSSQSLQLGQIIDSNLYALSTLVEQSGAIAIPFGIVRDHPAELESVMQEAIASADIVISTGGVSVGDYDYIEEILEKMGADIHVRSVAIKPGKPLTVASISPFLNVNRSEDKILYFGVAGNPISSMMSFWRFIRGTIAKLNGANEIYWYPQFIKAFTTEDLHSQGRRETYLWGNLTYQKGMPIFQPVSNYSSGNLISAIGTNAIAVMRINQTYVTAGEETIIMLI; encoded by the coding sequence ATGCTGACTGTTGCTGAAACTGAAAAAATAATTTTAGATCTGGTCAAACCTTTTGATCCTGAAATCGATAGTGAAATTTTGCCCTTGTCGAAAGTGCTAAATCGAATTCTTGCCGAAGACATTAGCAGTAAACTCGACTTTCCTCATTGGGACAATTCAGCGATGGATGGCTATGCTTTGTGCTATGCCGATTTAGATAATTTACAGGAATTAAAACTAGCGATCGCCTCGGATGAAATTCCCGCAGGTGTCGCGCGCTCCCAATCATTAAATCAAGGCGAATGTGTAAGAATTTTTACAGGCGGCATGTTGCCAGTCGGGGCAGATACGATCATCATGCAAGAAGACACAGAACGCATCGATGATCTTTTGTATCTGAAAGTTAAACCTACTCAAGGCGAATATGTGCGCCGCAAAGGGGAATTTATTCAAGCTGGTACAAATCTGATTAAAGCAGGAACAAAATTAGGCGCGACAGAAATTGGAGCTTTAGCCTCAGCAAGATGTCAAAAAATCAAAGTTTATCGGCAACCGAAAATAGCAATTATCTCCACAGGCAATGAATTAGTTAGCCTTGATAGTTCCCAGTCGCTTCAGTTAGGACAGATTATTGATTCCAATCTATATGCATTATCAACATTGGTTGAACAATCAGGAGCGATCGCCATTCCCTTCGGCATAGTACGCGATCATCCAGCCGAATTGGAATCCGTCATGCAAGAGGCGATCGCCTCAGCCGATATCGTCATTTCTACAGGTGGAGTTTCCGTTGGTGATTATGACTATATCGAAGAAATACTAGAAAAAATGGGTGCTGATATTCATGTGCGATCAGTAGCAATTAAACCAGGAAAACCTCTAACTGTCGCATCCATTTCACCCTTTCTTAATGTGAATAGAAGTGAGGATAAAATCCTCTATTTTGGAGTAGCTGGAAATCCTATTTCTTCAATGATGAGCTTTTGGCGCTTTATCCGAGGAACGATCGCAAAATTAAATGGAGCAAATGAAATCTACTGGTATCCACAATTTATCAAAGCCTTCACAACAGAGGATTTACACTCACAAGGACGGCGCGAAACTTATCTTTGGGGAAACTTAACTTATCAAAAAGGAATGCCTATTTTTCAACCTGTAAGTAATTATAGTTCTGGGAATTTAATCAGTGCGATCGGTACAAATGCAATAGCAGTAATGCGGATAAATCAAACCTATGTAACTGCGGGAGAAGAAACTATTATTATGCTAATCTAA
- a CDS encoding dihydrofolate reductase family protein produces the protein MSQLILYIASSLDGYIAATAGEVDWLFTDQDYGYTDFIASIDRLLMGRVTYEQILTFGNYPYSGNQGFVFSRTIQRDRDENVNFVAGDLVSFVKNLKLQNGKDIWLVGGAAIAKTCLENNLVDKFILSIHPIILGEGIALFPPPLPTLSLKLEHCQTFDSGLVQLTYCNG, from the coding sequence ATGAGTCAATTGATTTTGTATATTGCGTCGAGTCTAGATGGCTATATAGCGGCTACTGCTGGAGAGGTTGACTGGCTATTTACTGATCAAGACTATGGCTATACCGATTTTATAGCGTCGATAGATCGCCTTTTGATGGGGCGCGTTACTTACGAGCAAATTCTAACTTTTGGCAACTATCCTTATTCTGGCAATCAAGGTTTTGTATTCTCTCGAACCATCCAACGAGATCGCGATGAAAATGTGAATTTTGTTGCTGGTGATCTGGTTAGCTTTGTTAAAAATTTAAAATTGCAAAATGGCAAAGATATTTGGCTAGTCGGGGGAGCCGCGATCGCTAAAACCTGTTTAGAAAATAATCTTGTCGATAAATTTATTCTGTCGATCCACCCCATAATTTTAGGCGAAGGCATCGCGTTGTTCCCGCCGCCTCTTCCAACTTTGTCTCTAAAGTTGGAGCATTGCCAGACTTTTGATTCAGGATTAGTACAGCTTACTTATTGCAATGGTTAA
- a CDS encoding HEPN domain-containing protein has protein sequence MDPVEILNDEYKSIVEFLDNSSQISLSSDVNKYFTKVIVLSAASYFEHLIQTILVEFISRETGNNTKAINFFKKKAISMQYHTYFSWGEKDNPDKPGKNANTFFALFGDDFKKSVDTEIKSNVMLEETVKAFLEIGHLRNILVHSNFAAYNLENKTPKEVYELYQKGLPFIDYIKSKLE, from the coding sequence ATGGATCCTGTAGAAATACTAAATGATGAATACAAGTCTATAGTAGAGTTTCTAGACAATAGCTCACAGATATCTCTATCCAGTGACGTTAATAAGTATTTTACGAAAGTTATCGTGTTATCTGCCGCCAGTTATTTTGAACATTTGATACAAACAATCCTTGTTGAATTTATATCTAGAGAAACAGGAAATAATACAAAAGCAATTAACTTTTTCAAGAAAAAAGCTATCAGTATGCAATACCATACCTACTTTTCTTGGGGCGAAAAAGATAATCCTGATAAGCCAGGGAAAAATGCTAATACATTTTTTGCTCTGTTTGGAGATGACTTTAAGAAAAGCGTTGACACTGAAATAAAGTCAAACGTCATGCTTGAAGAAACTGTCAAAGCATTTCTTGAAATCGGTCATCTCAGAAATATACTTGTTCATAGTAATTTTGCTGCATATAACTTAGAGAATAAAACACCCAAGGAAGTATATGAGCTTTATCAAAAGGGTTTGCCATTTATTGATTACATCAAAAGCAAGCTTGAGTAA
- the atpC gene encoding ATP synthase F1 subunit epsilon produces MTLTVKVIAPDQTILDTVAEEVILPSSSGQLGILTGHAPLISALETGVLRFRKDKAWAAVALTGGFAEVEENEVTVLVRSGELGSTINAEEARKKLADAEQALAGIKAEDKQGKIQAEQNLSLARARVQATTPI; encoded by the coding sequence ATGACCCTAACAGTAAAAGTAATTGCCCCAGATCAAACGATTCTGGATACTGTCGCAGAGGAAGTGATTTTACCTAGTTCTTCAGGGCAATTGGGTATTTTAACTGGTCACGCACCTCTGATTTCGGCGCTTGAAACTGGCGTGTTACGTTTTCGTAAGGATAAAGCTTGGGCTGCGGTCGCTCTTACGGGTGGCTTTGCTGAAGTTGAAGAAAACGAAGTAACCGTTTTGGTTCGTAGTGGCGAATTAGGCAGCACGATCAATGCTGAAGAAGCGCGTAAAAAACTTGCAGATGCTGAGCAAGCTTTGGCTGGTATTAAGGCTGAAGATAAGCAAGGCAAAATTCAAGCTGAGCAAAATCTGAGTCTTGCTCGCGCTAGAGTACAAGCGACTACTCCAATCTAA